A stretch of DNA from Sulfurospirillum tamanense:
TTTTTGGCAGGCCTTGGTCTTTTGATGATTAGTGCCGCGACTGCTCTTACGTTATTTTAACCGTCCCATAAAGGTATAGGTTTCCCAATAGGTATCAATCGCCTCTTCTAGGGCTGCTTCGCCAAGGGTCCACGGGGCTTTGATGCCGTATTTCTCCACCAAGCCTTCGGGCAAAAGGGTTTTTTCCTTCATGGGGTGCATGAGATAATCTTTCAGCGCTGCTTTCACTGACACTTCGGAACTAAATACCAAGACGTAACGGTAGAAAAATTTGTCAATCCCCACGTCCAAGTCCTGATGACACCCCACGCACTCTTTTTCATACACGGTCGCCCCAAGGCTTACATGTAAGGCCAACATAAGGCCTACCACAAAACGCGTACGCATGTTCCCTCTCCTTTGGTGGATTCAAGGGCAAGCTTAAGCCCATACTCTTTAGCAATCATCCCCACGATGTTTAGCCCGATGCCAAACCCGCCCGCACTCTCATGGCACCGCACGTAACGGTCAAACACGCGCGCTAGTTTGGACGCGTCAATCCCGATACCCGTGTCTTTGATTTCCAACACACCTGGCGCAACCTTTACATGTAAACTTCCGCCCACGCGGTTATATTTGATAGCATTTGAAAGCAAGTTGTCCACTAAACGCGTCAATGCCCCTTGGTCAATCCACAACGCAGCAGGGGCTGTGTCCACCTCCCAAGTGATTTTTTTCGCCTCCAAACTAAGGGCAAAATACTCCACCCGCTCTTGCGCTACCACGTCTACTTGCACCTCGCTCTCATGGCGCGCTTGATGGCGTCCAAGGGTCAAATAGGTCAAGTCTTTATACAGGTGCGATACACTCTGCGCGCCCAAGCGAATGCGTTCAAGTTTGCGCGCGGTTTTAGGCTCTAGGGTCTGCAGGGGAATCATCTCGATGTTTGATAAAATGGCGTGAATTGGGGTATTAAGCTCATGGGTGGTGTCTTTGATAAAACGGTCCAAAAGCGCGATGGCTTCCCGCATAGGACGCAACAACAAGCGCAATAAAAAATACCCCCCAACCGCCAAAAAGAGAAAAATCCCCCCGCCAAACCACGCCATGTTTCGCAAGGCTTCGTGGTGCCACGCCCCATCATCTTCCACTTCCAAGACCAAGTATTGCGTCCCCAAATAGTGGGCTTCGGGCTCTTTAATGTAGTGAATCATGCCCTCTTTGAGGTAGATGATACGCGAGAGCAAGGGGCTTACATGTAAGAGGGAAAAAATCTCCACCGCCGCTCCATCAAAAATCCCTGAGCGAAAAGCTTCATGGCGCGGGTATTCTTGGGTTTTATCAAAGGCGACGTGCAAGGCGCGCAAGGCTTTGACGTGCTCATTTGCCAGTGCATTAAGCTCGCCCCGTTTGAGGCTTAGCATCGCTTCTTTTTGGAGGGCATAATACCCTGCGCCAAACAAGCCCAAAATCGTACACGAGAGGGTTAAATACAGTGCCAAAAACGCCACAAGCGTGCGTCTTTCACGCCGTTGTAAGTTTGTATCCCAGTTTTTTGAAACTGACAATTTTTTCTTTTCCAATCAATTTTCGCAGGTTTTTGATGTAGGTGCGAAGGGCCGTCTCACTAGGCGTTTCCTCGTACGACCACAGGGCTTCTTGCAGGGCTTCATGGCTTAGCACTTCCCCGCGGCGTTTTAAAAAATAGGCCAACAATTGGGCCTCTTTGCGCCCAAGGGGATGGGTCTGGCCCTTTACATGTAAGGCATTGCCCACCGTGTCAAAAGCCACTTCCTCGCCCAAAGCCACCACCGCACTGCCCACATGCCCAAACTCACGGCGCAACAAACTGCGAACACGAAGCAATAACTCCTTAAGAGCAAAGGGTTTGCGAATGTAATCATCACACCCGCTAGCAAACCCACTCTCCACATCCGCCAACCCATCCCGCGAGGTGATGAAAATCGCAGGGGTAGCCACCGCGGCCTTTCTGGCTTCCTTTAGGAGGGCAAAGCCGTTAATATTGGGCACATTTACATCCAGCAGTAGCAGATCGAACTGCTTTTCATACAAGGCCTCTTGGGCTGCTTCACCCTCGTACACACACACCACTTCAAACCCCTCATCCTCCAAAAATTCACACAAGGTTTGAGAGAGGTTCATGTCATCTTCTAGCAACAATAGCCGTGCCACTAGCGCTTCTCTTTGATGGCGCGTTCAAATTGTTGGCGCTCGTTGGGCGAAAAGGTGGGCTTGCGGCTTTCGAGTTCTTTTAGAAGCAAAGGGCGTTCGTTTGGTTTCACGTACCCAATGAGGGCGATGAGCTCTTGGTTGCTTAGGGCTGAAAAATCCGTCCGCGCCACAAGGCATCCTAGTGCCAACAAGAGCACCAAGAGGATTTTATGCATCGTTTTTTAACTTTTTAAGGGGAATCACCGAACTCTCTTCGGCTTTAGACGCCGCCGTTTCCCCACGGTAATCGCTCAAAATCATTGCAATCCACCGCGTACGCGGGTTGGCATCAAGGGCAATTTTCACGCTCATGGTCAAAGGAACAGCTAAAAACATTCCCGCTGGCCCCAAAACCCATCCCCAAAAGAGCAACGA
This window harbors:
- a CDS encoding response regulator transcription factor; this translates as MARLLLLEDDMNLSQTLCEFLEDEGFEVVCVYEGEAAQEALYEKQFDLLLLDVNVPNINGFALLKEARKAAVATPAIFITSRDGLADVESGFASGCDDYIRKPFALKELLLRVRSLLRREFGHVGSAVVALGEEVAFDTVGNALHVKGQTHPLGRKEAQLLAYFLKRRGEVLSHEALQEALWSYEETPSETALRTYIKNLRKLIGKEKIVSFKKLGYKLTTA
- a CDS encoding sensor histidine kinase, giving the protein MSVSKNWDTNLQRRERRTLVAFLALYLTLSCTILGLFGAGYYALQKEAMLSLKRGELNALANEHVKALRALHVAFDKTQEYPRHEAFRSGIFDGAAVEIFSLLHVSPLLSRIIYLKEGMIHYIKEPEAHYLGTQYLVLEVEDDGAWHHEALRNMAWFGGGIFLFLAVGGYFLLRLLLRPMREAIALLDRFIKDTTHELNTPIHAILSNIEMIPLQTLEPKTARKLERIRLGAQSVSHLYKDLTYLTLGRHQARHESEVQVDVVAQERVEYFALSLEAKKITWEVDTAPAALWIDQGALTRLVDNLLSNAIKYNRVGGSLHVKVAPGVLEIKDTGIGIDASKLARVFDRYVRCHESAGGFGIGLNIVGMIAKEYGLKLALESTKGEGTCVRVLW
- a CDS encoding DUF1104 domain-containing protein, coding for MHKILLVLLLALGCLVARTDFSALSNQELIALIGYVKPNERPLLLKELESRKPTFSPNERQQFERAIKEKR